One genomic window of Melanotaenia boesemani isolate fMelBoe1 chromosome 20, fMelBoe1.pri, whole genome shotgun sequence includes the following:
- the LOC121631183 gene encoding cytochrome c oxidase assembly factor 8, producing the protein MAARTAAARRSTWRSVSNSLLAPLRQNLLSTRSCRLCSSKQAIQQDKSSKRSTFRPDPSSTHDWIGPPHPLSNLRPIIYHIPENESELERRLRNLRQETEDWNHDFWTKQNASFSKEKEDFIISQLKAKGLTLRDKDGRRRSLNSEEMAVFYKSFLDRNRIRHASYNKDWYQRNFTITLLMARVVLGNMWRAFTERQSRKKDGAAPT; encoded by the exons ATGGCCGCCAGAACAGCAGCAGCGAGACGTTCAACATGGAGGAGCGTCAGTAATTCTTTACTCGCTCCTCTTCGCCAAAACCTCCTGTCAACAAGGAGCTGTCGCCTCTGCAGCTCCAAACAGGCAATCCAACAGGACAAATCCTCAAAG aGATCTACCTTCAGACCAGATCCCAGCTCCACACATGACTGGATCGGTCCACCACATCCGCTTTCAAACCTGCGTCCGATTATTTACCACATCCCGGAGAATGAATCAGAGCTAGAGAGACGGCTAAGAAACCTGAGGCAGGAGACTGAGGACTGGAACCACGATTTCTGGACCAAGCAGAACGCCAGCTTCAGCAAG gaaAAAGAAGATTTCATCATTTCACAGCTGAAGGCAAAAGGATTGACTTTACGTGACAAGGATG GTCGACGGCGGTCCCTGAACAGTGAGGAGATGGCTGTGTTTTACAAAAGCTTCCTGGACAGAAACAGAATACGACATGCAAGTTACAACAA AGACTGGTATCAGCGTAACTTCACCATCACCTTGCTCATGGCCCGAGTTGTCCTCGGCAACATGTGGAGGGCCTTTACTGAGAGgcagagcagaaagaaagaCGGCGCTGCTCCCAcctga
- the bag5 gene encoding BAG family molecular chaperone regulator 5 isoform X1, which produces MAATHVKSWNRSNKRLENLFGKPFDGGKRMDHGGPQDQRQHPMEQQQAYHSQHPAMMRLYEVHKEVSSLGPQVCTFSGLQNDREYKRLERELTQLQLVVDQVDTEGKPELQGARKRAAQDVEGLLRYLEENASHPSRQAIEKLSNEARQLVDERVVAPQRSGGVAEINDELVDALQELVLKLTQIKTEGRVPLRKARYRALTRLCAVQDVLEGRTQQQTLSLPLSGDTHEAVHCINQVMMKVSVARSQLVALLMGLSGRDSCAHLSRILTEMQVELDALDVSGNAVIRNYRKQVVEEINGLLKHLDLEGEGDDTRRYDLAQNNSIREIEAIRAHVSHLREGVLRHCAMGDLGFRPKAELQSLLTHLDQVDTAKNPCIREARRRAVVEVQAVITFLDLREALAHRHLGPDEYPPHRAVWMVLGSLSDLQAQVLGFDGKRADKSYMILEELLTKQLLALDAVDPQGDEGTKVARKQAVKFAQNILSYLDMKTDEWEY; this is translated from the exons atggcagcaacacatgtaaaaagttggaacaggagcaacaaaaggttGGAAAA cctcTTTGGCAAGCCCTTTGATGGTGGGAAGAGGATGGACCATGGTGGCCCACAGGATCAGCGGCAACATCCAATGGAGCAGCAGCAGGCGTACCATTCACAGCACCCTGCCATGATGCGGCTGTACGAGGTCCACAAGGAGGTGTCCTCTCTGGGGCCTCAGGTGTGCACCTTCAGTGGCCTGCAGAACGACCGGGAATACAAGCGTCTGGAGCGCGAGCTGACCCAGCTGCAGCTGGTGGTGGACCAGGTGGACACGGAGGGCAAACCTGAGCTGCAAGGGGCGCGCAAGAGAGCCGCGCAGGACGTGGAGGGCCTCCTGCGCTACCTGGAGGAGAACGCCTCCCATCCGTCCCGCCAGGCCATCGAGAAGCTGAGCAACGAGGCGCGACAGCTGGTGGACGAGCGTGTGGTGGCCCCGCAGCGATCCGGCGGGGTGGCGGAGATCAACGATGAGCTGGTGGATGCTCTACAAGAGCTCGTGTTGAAGCTCACCCAGATCAAGACTGAAGGAAGGGTGCCGCTCCGCAAAGCGCGCTACCGGGCGCTAACACGCTTGTGCGCCGTACAGGATGTGCTGGAAGGACGCACGCAGCAGCAGACCCTCTCCTTACCGCTGTCGGGGGACACCCATGAGGCGGTGCACTGCATCAACCaggtgatgatgaaggtgagCGTGGCTCGCAGTCAGCTCGTAGCTCTGCTTATGGGCCTGAGCGGGAGGGACAGCTGCGCCCACCTGTCACGAATCCTGACGGAGATGCAGGTAGAGCTGGATGCTCTGGACGTCTCTGGGAATGCAGTGATCAGAAACTACAGGAAACAGGTCGTGGAGGAGATAAATGGGCTCCTGAAACACCTGGACCTGGAGGGAGAGGGAGACGACACGCGCAG gtACGATTTGGCGCAGAATAATTCCATCCGTGAGATTGAGGCCATCCGAGCTCACGTCTCCCACCTGCGAGAGGGCGTCCTGCGACACTGCGCCATGGGCGACCTCGGCTTCAGACCCAAAGCCGAACTTCAGAGTCTCCTAACGCACCTGGACCAGGTGGACACGGCCAAGAACCCGTGCATCAGAGAGGCCCGCCGCCGCGCCGTGGTGGAGGTCCAGGCCGTCATCACCTTCCTGGACCTACGTGAGGCCTTAGCCCACCGCCACCTGGGCCCTGACGAGTACCCGCCGCATCGGGCCGTGTGGATGGTCTTGGGGAGCCTTTCTGACCTCCAGGCCCAGGTGTTGGGCTTTGACGGCAAGCGGGCCGACAAGAGCTACATGATCCTGGAGGAGCTGCTGACCAAACAGCTGCTGGCGCTGGACGCCGTGGACCCACAAGGCGACGAGGGAACCAAGGTGGCACGGAAGCAGGCGGTGAAGTTCGCCCAGAACATTCTCAGCTACCTGGACATGAAGACAGACGAGTGGGAGTATTGA
- the bag5 gene encoding BAG family molecular chaperone regulator 5 isoform X2 gives MRRAATPARTQKRKKSLFGKPFDGGKRMDHGGPQDQRQHPMEQQQAYHSQHPAMMRLYEVHKEVSSLGPQVCTFSGLQNDREYKRLERELTQLQLVVDQVDTEGKPELQGARKRAAQDVEGLLRYLEENASHPSRQAIEKLSNEARQLVDERVVAPQRSGGVAEINDELVDALQELVLKLTQIKTEGRVPLRKARYRALTRLCAVQDVLEGRTQQQTLSLPLSGDTHEAVHCINQVMMKVSVARSQLVALLMGLSGRDSCAHLSRILTEMQVELDALDVSGNAVIRNYRKQVVEEINGLLKHLDLEGEGDDTRRYDLAQNNSIREIEAIRAHVSHLREGVLRHCAMGDLGFRPKAELQSLLTHLDQVDTAKNPCIREARRRAVVEVQAVITFLDLREALAHRHLGPDEYPPHRAVWMVLGSLSDLQAQVLGFDGKRADKSYMILEELLTKQLLALDAVDPQGDEGTKVARKQAVKFAQNILSYLDMKTDEWEY, from the exons ATGAGAAGAGCAGCAACTCCAGCCAGGACTCAGAAACGAAAGAAGAG cctcTTTGGCAAGCCCTTTGATGGTGGGAAGAGGATGGACCATGGTGGCCCACAGGATCAGCGGCAACATCCAATGGAGCAGCAGCAGGCGTACCATTCACAGCACCCTGCCATGATGCGGCTGTACGAGGTCCACAAGGAGGTGTCCTCTCTGGGGCCTCAGGTGTGCACCTTCAGTGGCCTGCAGAACGACCGGGAATACAAGCGTCTGGAGCGCGAGCTGACCCAGCTGCAGCTGGTGGTGGACCAGGTGGACACGGAGGGCAAACCTGAGCTGCAAGGGGCGCGCAAGAGAGCCGCGCAGGACGTGGAGGGCCTCCTGCGCTACCTGGAGGAGAACGCCTCCCATCCGTCCCGCCAGGCCATCGAGAAGCTGAGCAACGAGGCGCGACAGCTGGTGGACGAGCGTGTGGTGGCCCCGCAGCGATCCGGCGGGGTGGCGGAGATCAACGATGAGCTGGTGGATGCTCTACAAGAGCTCGTGTTGAAGCTCACCCAGATCAAGACTGAAGGAAGGGTGCCGCTCCGCAAAGCGCGCTACCGGGCGCTAACACGCTTGTGCGCCGTACAGGATGTGCTGGAAGGACGCACGCAGCAGCAGACCCTCTCCTTACCGCTGTCGGGGGACACCCATGAGGCGGTGCACTGCATCAACCaggtgatgatgaaggtgagCGTGGCTCGCAGTCAGCTCGTAGCTCTGCTTATGGGCCTGAGCGGGAGGGACAGCTGCGCCCACCTGTCACGAATCCTGACGGAGATGCAGGTAGAGCTGGATGCTCTGGACGTCTCTGGGAATGCAGTGATCAGAAACTACAGGAAACAGGTCGTGGAGGAGATAAATGGGCTCCTGAAACACCTGGACCTGGAGGGAGAGGGAGACGACACGCGCAG gtACGATTTGGCGCAGAATAATTCCATCCGTGAGATTGAGGCCATCCGAGCTCACGTCTCCCACCTGCGAGAGGGCGTCCTGCGACACTGCGCCATGGGCGACCTCGGCTTCAGACCCAAAGCCGAACTTCAGAGTCTCCTAACGCACCTGGACCAGGTGGACACGGCCAAGAACCCGTGCATCAGAGAGGCCCGCCGCCGCGCCGTGGTGGAGGTCCAGGCCGTCATCACCTTCCTGGACCTACGTGAGGCCTTAGCCCACCGCCACCTGGGCCCTGACGAGTACCCGCCGCATCGGGCCGTGTGGATGGTCTTGGGGAGCCTTTCTGACCTCCAGGCCCAGGTGTTGGGCTTTGACGGCAAGCGGGCCGACAAGAGCTACATGATCCTGGAGGAGCTGCTGACCAAACAGCTGCTGGCGCTGGACGCCGTGGACCCACAAGGCGACGAGGGAACCAAGGTGGCACGGAAGCAGGCGGTGAAGTTCGCCCAGAACATTCTCAGCTACCTGGACATGAAGACAGACGAGTGGGAGTATTGA
- the bag5 gene encoding BAG family molecular chaperone regulator 5 isoform X4 translates to MAVRWLCSLFGKPFDGGKRMDHGGPQDQRQHPMEQQQAYHSQHPAMMRLYEVHKEVSSLGPQVCTFSGLQNDREYKRLERELTQLQLVVDQVDTEGKPELQGARKRAAQDVEGLLRYLEENASHPSRQAIEKLSNEARQLVDERVVAPQRSGGVAEINDELVDALQELVLKLTQIKTEGRVPLRKARYRALTRLCAVQDVLEGRTQQQTLSLPLSGDTHEAVHCINQVMMKVSVARSQLVALLMGLSGRDSCAHLSRILTEMQVELDALDVSGNAVIRNYRKQVVEEINGLLKHLDLEGEGDDTRRYDLAQNNSIREIEAIRAHVSHLREGVLRHCAMGDLGFRPKAELQSLLTHLDQVDTAKNPCIREARRRAVVEVQAVITFLDLREALAHRHLGPDEYPPHRAVWMVLGSLSDLQAQVLGFDGKRADKSYMILEELLTKQLLALDAVDPQGDEGTKVARKQAVKFAQNILSYLDMKTDEWEY, encoded by the exons ATGGCTGTACGTTGGCTATGCAG cctcTTTGGCAAGCCCTTTGATGGTGGGAAGAGGATGGACCATGGTGGCCCACAGGATCAGCGGCAACATCCAATGGAGCAGCAGCAGGCGTACCATTCACAGCACCCTGCCATGATGCGGCTGTACGAGGTCCACAAGGAGGTGTCCTCTCTGGGGCCTCAGGTGTGCACCTTCAGTGGCCTGCAGAACGACCGGGAATACAAGCGTCTGGAGCGCGAGCTGACCCAGCTGCAGCTGGTGGTGGACCAGGTGGACACGGAGGGCAAACCTGAGCTGCAAGGGGCGCGCAAGAGAGCCGCGCAGGACGTGGAGGGCCTCCTGCGCTACCTGGAGGAGAACGCCTCCCATCCGTCCCGCCAGGCCATCGAGAAGCTGAGCAACGAGGCGCGACAGCTGGTGGACGAGCGTGTGGTGGCCCCGCAGCGATCCGGCGGGGTGGCGGAGATCAACGATGAGCTGGTGGATGCTCTACAAGAGCTCGTGTTGAAGCTCACCCAGATCAAGACTGAAGGAAGGGTGCCGCTCCGCAAAGCGCGCTACCGGGCGCTAACACGCTTGTGCGCCGTACAGGATGTGCTGGAAGGACGCACGCAGCAGCAGACCCTCTCCTTACCGCTGTCGGGGGACACCCATGAGGCGGTGCACTGCATCAACCaggtgatgatgaaggtgagCGTGGCTCGCAGTCAGCTCGTAGCTCTGCTTATGGGCCTGAGCGGGAGGGACAGCTGCGCCCACCTGTCACGAATCCTGACGGAGATGCAGGTAGAGCTGGATGCTCTGGACGTCTCTGGGAATGCAGTGATCAGAAACTACAGGAAACAGGTCGTGGAGGAGATAAATGGGCTCCTGAAACACCTGGACCTGGAGGGAGAGGGAGACGACACGCGCAG gtACGATTTGGCGCAGAATAATTCCATCCGTGAGATTGAGGCCATCCGAGCTCACGTCTCCCACCTGCGAGAGGGCGTCCTGCGACACTGCGCCATGGGCGACCTCGGCTTCAGACCCAAAGCCGAACTTCAGAGTCTCCTAACGCACCTGGACCAGGTGGACACGGCCAAGAACCCGTGCATCAGAGAGGCCCGCCGCCGCGCCGTGGTGGAGGTCCAGGCCGTCATCACCTTCCTGGACCTACGTGAGGCCTTAGCCCACCGCCACCTGGGCCCTGACGAGTACCCGCCGCATCGGGCCGTGTGGATGGTCTTGGGGAGCCTTTCTGACCTCCAGGCCCAGGTGTTGGGCTTTGACGGCAAGCGGGCCGACAAGAGCTACATGATCCTGGAGGAGCTGCTGACCAAACAGCTGCTGGCGCTGGACGCCGTGGACCCACAAGGCGACGAGGGAACCAAGGTGGCACGGAAGCAGGCGGTGAAGTTCGCCCAGAACATTCTCAGCTACCTGGACATGAAGACAGACGAGTGGGAGTATTGA
- the bag5 gene encoding BAG family molecular chaperone regulator 5 isoform X3, protein MCANVFGVLKSLFGKPFDGGKRMDHGGPQDQRQHPMEQQQAYHSQHPAMMRLYEVHKEVSSLGPQVCTFSGLQNDREYKRLERELTQLQLVVDQVDTEGKPELQGARKRAAQDVEGLLRYLEENASHPSRQAIEKLSNEARQLVDERVVAPQRSGGVAEINDELVDALQELVLKLTQIKTEGRVPLRKARYRALTRLCAVQDVLEGRTQQQTLSLPLSGDTHEAVHCINQVMMKVSVARSQLVALLMGLSGRDSCAHLSRILTEMQVELDALDVSGNAVIRNYRKQVVEEINGLLKHLDLEGEGDDTRRYDLAQNNSIREIEAIRAHVSHLREGVLRHCAMGDLGFRPKAELQSLLTHLDQVDTAKNPCIREARRRAVVEVQAVITFLDLREALAHRHLGPDEYPPHRAVWMVLGSLSDLQAQVLGFDGKRADKSYMILEELLTKQLLALDAVDPQGDEGTKVARKQAVKFAQNILSYLDMKTDEWEY, encoded by the exons ATGTGCGCGAATGTGTTCGGAGTCTTGAAAAG cctcTTTGGCAAGCCCTTTGATGGTGGGAAGAGGATGGACCATGGTGGCCCACAGGATCAGCGGCAACATCCAATGGAGCAGCAGCAGGCGTACCATTCACAGCACCCTGCCATGATGCGGCTGTACGAGGTCCACAAGGAGGTGTCCTCTCTGGGGCCTCAGGTGTGCACCTTCAGTGGCCTGCAGAACGACCGGGAATACAAGCGTCTGGAGCGCGAGCTGACCCAGCTGCAGCTGGTGGTGGACCAGGTGGACACGGAGGGCAAACCTGAGCTGCAAGGGGCGCGCAAGAGAGCCGCGCAGGACGTGGAGGGCCTCCTGCGCTACCTGGAGGAGAACGCCTCCCATCCGTCCCGCCAGGCCATCGAGAAGCTGAGCAACGAGGCGCGACAGCTGGTGGACGAGCGTGTGGTGGCCCCGCAGCGATCCGGCGGGGTGGCGGAGATCAACGATGAGCTGGTGGATGCTCTACAAGAGCTCGTGTTGAAGCTCACCCAGATCAAGACTGAAGGAAGGGTGCCGCTCCGCAAAGCGCGCTACCGGGCGCTAACACGCTTGTGCGCCGTACAGGATGTGCTGGAAGGACGCACGCAGCAGCAGACCCTCTCCTTACCGCTGTCGGGGGACACCCATGAGGCGGTGCACTGCATCAACCaggtgatgatgaaggtgagCGTGGCTCGCAGTCAGCTCGTAGCTCTGCTTATGGGCCTGAGCGGGAGGGACAGCTGCGCCCACCTGTCACGAATCCTGACGGAGATGCAGGTAGAGCTGGATGCTCTGGACGTCTCTGGGAATGCAGTGATCAGAAACTACAGGAAACAGGTCGTGGAGGAGATAAATGGGCTCCTGAAACACCTGGACCTGGAGGGAGAGGGAGACGACACGCGCAG gtACGATTTGGCGCAGAATAATTCCATCCGTGAGATTGAGGCCATCCGAGCTCACGTCTCCCACCTGCGAGAGGGCGTCCTGCGACACTGCGCCATGGGCGACCTCGGCTTCAGACCCAAAGCCGAACTTCAGAGTCTCCTAACGCACCTGGACCAGGTGGACACGGCCAAGAACCCGTGCATCAGAGAGGCCCGCCGCCGCGCCGTGGTGGAGGTCCAGGCCGTCATCACCTTCCTGGACCTACGTGAGGCCTTAGCCCACCGCCACCTGGGCCCTGACGAGTACCCGCCGCATCGGGCCGTGTGGATGGTCTTGGGGAGCCTTTCTGACCTCCAGGCCCAGGTGTTGGGCTTTGACGGCAAGCGGGCCGACAAGAGCTACATGATCCTGGAGGAGCTGCTGACCAAACAGCTGCTGGCGCTGGACGCCGTGGACCCACAAGGCGACGAGGGAACCAAGGTGGCACGGAAGCAGGCGGTGAAGTTCGCCCAGAACATTCTCAGCTACCTGGACATGAAGACAGACGAGTGGGAGTATTGA